In the Nitrosarchaeum sp. genome, one interval contains:
- a CDS encoding mechanosensitive ion channel family protein yields MAGEEVTLAEGQAIGQIGTLVELLSSSVSLQIAFVILIVGLIVIGTIYNKFRQWTRTKKFSYSNPMLADIVRRAVLPVLALALISSINIYIQTFELFDDPTEIIQEQLSAELTVGETFAKLLNSMNILVIAFTAGHIITILLEKGERIKQEKEDFKSWQDLNGFKDDENDLFHRCYKWVPPKNPPEEISNKEFNEFLQTPQGRNFLEKFTTSTGARIGSYQKLVKDPFSEWKKSEQKKYEQYYNDCITGENDLGRPLLPGKTPDEIYEIDVWTEEKRSNSYEPIVAGSKPPGYAEKKREGLPKPFRNFIPLGVVLGASLGIIAWWGVDLFVLATASGGIALGVGFALKETFENYFAYMMIRKDKIFVEGERIALASGYKGIVYKITSRVTYIRHPLNESVAIVPTRQLVTSEIINYTKEFAIVPATVEVGVSYLNDPKQVAAALMKVGTRALNEVKDSKGKHLAVQSRCPNIDENKPSCGCDKTFILDLEQPTVRFQKFNDSALDFAIWVYVRDYGSQFKMETDMRMMIYEEFKKYDIRIPWPIRTIYQGDEKKEAKEIDTLNTERKKLIEKYGIGDLLKGDGDSP; encoded by the coding sequence ATGGCTGGAGAGGAAGTAACACTTGCAGAAGGACAAGCAATAGGACAAATTGGAACTCTAGTTGAATTATTATCATCTTCAGTTTCACTCCAAATAGCGTTTGTAATTTTAATAGTAGGATTGATTGTGATTGGTACAATTTATAATAAATTTAGACAATGGACTAGAACCAAAAAATTCAGTTATTCTAATCCTATGTTGGCTGATATAGTTCGAAGAGCAGTATTACCTGTTCTTGCATTGGCTTTAATCTCTTCGATTAATATTTACATTCAGACTTTTGAATTGTTTGATGATCCTACGGAAATAATTCAAGAACAATTAAGTGCTGAACTTACTGTTGGAGAAACATTTGCCAAACTTCTCAATTCAATGAATATTCTTGTTATTGCATTTACCGCAGGACACATCATAACAATTCTTCTTGAAAAAGGAGAAAGGATCAAGCAGGAAAAAGAGGATTTTAAATCTTGGCAAGATTTGAATGGTTTTAAAGATGATGAGAATGATTTGTTTCATAGATGTTATAAATGGGTTCCGCCTAAAAATCCCCCTGAAGAAATAAGCAATAAAGAGTTCAACGAATTTTTACAAACTCCGCAAGGTAGAAACTTCCTAGAAAAATTTACCACTTCAACTGGTGCAAGAATTGGCAGTTATCAAAAACTTGTAAAAGATCCTTTTTCAGAATGGAAAAAGTCAGAACAAAAAAAATATGAACAATATTACAATGATTGTATAACTGGAGAAAATGACCTAGGTAGACCGTTACTTCCTGGTAAAACTCCCGACGAAATTTATGAAATTGATGTATGGACTGAAGAAAAGAGAAGTAATTCATATGAGCCAATTGTTGCTGGCTCAAAACCTCCAGGTTACGCAGAAAAGAAAAGAGAAGGACTTCCAAAACCATTTAGAAATTTTATTCCGCTTGGAGTTGTTTTAGGTGCCTCTCTAGGCATAATAGCTTGGTGGGGAGTTGACCTCTTTGTATTGGCTACTGCTAGTGGTGGTATTGCACTTGGAGTTGGTTTTGCATTAAAAGAAACTTTTGAAAATTACTTTGCATATATGATGATAAGAAAAGACAAGATCTTTGTTGAAGGAGAAAGAATTGCATTAGCAAGCGGTTACAAAGGTATAGTCTATAAAATTACTTCACGTGTAACCTATATTCGACATCCATTAAATGAATCCGTAGCAATTGTTCCTACCAGACAACTTGTTACAAGTGAAATAATAAATTATACAAAAGAATTTGCAATTGTTCCTGCCACAGTTGAAGTTGGAGTTTCTTATCTAAATGACCCAAAACAAGTAGCGGCTGCATTAATGAAAGTAGGAACTCGTGCATTAAATGAAGTAAAGGACTCTAAAGGTAAACATCTTGCAGTTCAATCAAGATGTCCAAATATTGATGAAAACAAACCTAGTTGTGGATGTGATAAGACATTCATTTTAGATTTAGAACAACCAACTGTTAGATTCCAAAAATTCAATGACTCGGCACTTGATTTTGCAATTTGGGTATATGTGAGAGATTATGGTTCACAATTTAAAATGGAAACTGACATGAGGATGATGATATATGAAGAATTCAAAAAATATGATATTAGAATTCCGTGGCCAATTAGAACTATTTACCAAGGAGATGAAAAAAAAGAGGCTAAAGAAATTGATACGCTCAACACTGAACGCAAAAAGCTCATTGAAAAATACGGTATTGGAGATTTGTTAAAAGGTGACGGCGACTCTCCTTGA
- the glnA gene encoding type I glutamate--ammonia ligase — translation MNSKQVIEKIKEENISFIDFWFVDIFGELHCMGMPSYSLSENDFNDGLEKLDASSILGFKSVNKSDMILKPDPSTFRILPPDYDPSRKNARIFCDLYEGNRVEETRFNRDSRGITAKAKEKLKECGLTHSMWGPEIEFFVFDAINIYPSPYGATHSYGGSGYSIESKESPWAKGNASTAIDLKEGYYPSQPKDTLGSLRKDICDDLYRYFGIQVEAEHHEVATSGQSEINFKYGEMTEIADAVVTIKNVVKVKAKKRNKVATFMSKPIFGDNASAMHTHQSIWNNNTNRMYDPNDKVTQLSQEGRYYIGGLLDHASALCAITNPTTNSYKRLVPNFEAPVNVCWGLGNRSAAIRVPMYLKNREKSKRIEYRVPDPTANIYLLEAALLLAGLDGIKNKKDPGDHVEENIYKLSAEKKRELNIGSLPTSLKGALDAFQSDMKFLEDVFTKDFLDTYTELKYKEYHAFAQTPTAWEVSMYTDA, via the coding sequence ATGAATTCAAAACAAGTTATAGAAAAAATAAAAGAAGAAAATATTTCGTTTATTGATTTTTGGTTTGTAGATATTTTTGGGGAACTGCATTGTATGGGAATGCCAAGTTATTCTCTTTCAGAAAACGATTTTAATGATGGACTAGAAAAACTTGATGCGAGTTCCATTCTTGGTTTCAAGTCAGTAAATAAATCAGATATGATCTTAAAACCAGATCCTTCTACATTTCGTATTTTACCACCAGATTATGATCCAAGCAGAAAAAATGCAAGAATCTTTTGTGATCTTTATGAAGGAAATAGAGTAGAGGAGACACGCTTCAACAGAGATTCTCGTGGAATTACTGCAAAAGCAAAAGAGAAACTAAAAGAATGTGGATTAACACATTCGATGTGGGGTCCAGAGATTGAATTTTTTGTATTTGATGCAATCAACATCTATCCATCACCGTACGGTGCAACTCACTCATACGGAGGTTCTGGATATTCTATTGAATCAAAAGAGTCACCATGGGCAAAAGGAAATGCAAGTACTGCAATTGATCTCAAAGAAGGATACTACCCATCACAGCCTAAAGACACGCTAGGTAGCCTCAGAAAAGACATTTGTGATGATTTGTATCGTTACTTTGGAATCCAAGTTGAAGCTGAACACCATGAAGTTGCAACATCAGGACAGAGCGAGATTAATTTCAAATATGGTGAAATGACTGAAATTGCAGACGCAGTAGTTACAATAAAAAATGTTGTCAAAGTAAAAGCCAAAAAAAGAAACAAGGTTGCAACCTTTATGTCAAAACCAATTTTTGGAGACAATGCATCTGCAATGCATACTCATCAAAGCATATGGAATAATAATACAAATAGAATGTATGATCCAAATGATAAAGTAACACAGTTATCGCAAGAAGGACGTTACTACATAGGCGGACTTTTAGATCATGCATCTGCATTATGTGCAATAACAAATCCAACAACAAATTCATACAAAAGATTGGTACCTAATTTCGAAGCGCCTGTCAATGTTTGTTGGGGATTAGGAAATAGGTCTGCTGCAATTCGTGTACCAATGTATCTAAAAAATAGAGAGAAGAGTAAACGAATCGAATATCGAGTACCAGACCCTACTGCAAACATCTACTTACTTGAAGCAGCGTTACTACTTGCAGGATTAGATGGAATCAAAAATAAAAAGGATCCAGGAGATCACGTGGAGGAAAACATCTACAAGCTTAGCGCTGAAAAGAAGAGAGAACTCAACATAGGCTCTCTTCCTACATCGCTTAAAGGAGCATTAGATGCATTTCAAAGCGACATGAAATTTCTTGAAGATGTGTTTACAAAGGACTTTCTTGATACATATACAGAATTAAAATACAAAGAGTACCATGCATTTGCACAAACTCCAACTGCATGGGAAGTGTCAATGTATACGGATGCTTAA
- a CDS encoding cation:proton antiporter domain-containing protein: MVFEAILYLAVLIIAAKLFGELMHRINQPTIIGNVLAGIIVGPALLAIVEPINAIELFTSIGVFFLFFLIGLQEIDLAGIFRVMKGRIFVGSAVAFLIPFFVAALFGLSIDMNFTQAFAIGSVIAASSLGVTAKILSDLGKLKSTIGLEIFTVTAIVEFIAIIVTSVLIQVNSSETPEVSEFFWLFAKMIIFFTVAGLLSVFVLPRFFRMLKKHLKDQQIYFGIIIGVILLVAYFAEISGIHGAIGALLLGIAVSRMAKDEYSEISKNIGVIGHGIFIPIFFAGIGLHFSLGFLNLDWWIIAVFIGIIIGVKFVSSYIAVRIAQMRPATTVAYGVMAKGAVDLALMLSLLQANILEDDLFSLLVFGTLLTMIISSIELQRKLKKIIHVKVGTIELGLMPIYFRRVVSDVPAIAVIVTDFPKTTPLLTIKEFLEQNENNKKPFLVIDANSKLVGLVSKREINRFNKKTFDAITINDVMYKKFHTVSPDEYLYSVIQKMNSHPFDIIPVVDPVNESVLGIVTTQSIMNLLTETQKS; this comes from the coding sequence TTGGTCTTTGAAGCAATTCTCTATCTTGCAGTGTTGATAATTGCTGCCAAGTTATTTGGCGAACTTATGCATCGAATTAATCAGCCTACTATTATAGGAAATGTTCTTGCCGGGATTATTGTTGGACCTGCACTTTTAGCTATAGTTGAACCCATTAACGCAATAGAACTTTTTACCTCAATTGGAGTGTTTTTCTTATTTTTCTTAATTGGTCTTCAAGAAATTGATTTAGCTGGAATATTTCGCGTTATGAAAGGCAGAATTTTTGTAGGTTCTGCGGTGGCATTTTTAATTCCTTTTTTTGTAGCCGCACTTTTTGGTTTATCTATAGACATGAATTTTACACAAGCATTTGCAATTGGAAGTGTAATTGCCGCATCTAGTCTTGGTGTGACCGCAAAGATACTAAGTGATCTTGGTAAACTAAAGTCTACGATAGGTCTTGAGATTTTTACAGTTACTGCTATTGTAGAATTTATTGCAATTATTGTTACAAGTGTACTGATCCAAGTAAATTCAAGTGAAACCCCAGAAGTTTCAGAATTTTTTTGGTTGTTTGCAAAGATGATTATCTTTTTTACAGTTGCAGGTTTGCTTTCAGTTTTTGTTTTACCACGATTTTTCCGTATGTTGAAAAAACATCTTAAAGATCAACAAATTTATTTTGGTATTATCATAGGTGTTATTCTACTTGTGGCATACTTTGCTGAGATTAGTGGAATCCATGGTGCAATAGGTGCACTTCTTTTAGGAATTGCTGTTTCTAGAATGGCTAAAGATGAGTATTCTGAAATTTCAAAAAATATTGGTGTGATTGGACATGGAATTTTTATCCCGATCTTTTTTGCAGGTATTGGTCTTCACTTTAGTCTGGGCTTTCTAAATCTAGATTGGTGGATTATTGCTGTATTTATTGGAATAATAATTGGTGTAAAATTTGTAAGCTCATACATTGCAGTTCGTATTGCACAAATGCGTCCTGCTACAACTGTGGCATATGGCGTAATGGCAAAAGGAGCGGTGGATTTGGCCTTGATGCTATCTTTGTTACAGGCTAACATCTTGGAAGATGATCTTTTCTCACTTTTAGTATTTGGTACTCTTTTAACTATGATAATATCCAGTATTGAGCTCCAACGAAAATTAAAGAAAATAATTCATGTTAAGGTAGGAACTATAGAGCTTGGATTGATGCCAATTTATTTTAGAAGAGTAGTGTCTGATGTACCTGCAATTGCTGTAATCGTTACTGATTTTCCAAAAACAACTCCTTTACTTACAATTAAGGAATTTCTAGAACAAAATGAAAATAACAAAAAACCTTTTTTGGTAATTGACGCTAATAGCAAACTTGTAGGACTTGTATCAAAACGAGAAATTAACAGATTTAATAAAAAAACTTTTGATGCAATCACCATCAATGACGTAATGTACAAAAAATTTCATACTGTCTCACCTGATGAGTATCTGTATTCTGTAATTCAAAAAATGAATTCTCATCCTTTTGATATTATTCCTGTAGTTGATCCTGTAAATGAAAGTGTGCTTGGAATTGTAACAACACAAAGTATCATGAATCTGTTAACTGAAACCCAAAAATCTTAA
- a CDS encoding KamA family radical SAM protein: MQNQKSEWAANESPRITSYTLANFRQLPQIQKLGEEKQFEMEVVGNVLPFKTNNYVVEQLIDWNNVPDDPMFVLTFPQRGMLIPEHYAKMEASLKKGDKKEIQNTANEIRLQLNPHPAGQMELNVPTLKDGTKLYGMQHKYKETCLFFPSQSQTCHAYCSFCFRWPQFVGMDELKFAMKEGEQLVQYLREHPEISDVLFTGGDPMIMKARIFSTYINSLLEANLPNLRTIRIGTKALSYWPYKFLTDDDAEEMLDIFKRIVDKGIHLALMGHFNHIVELKTDAVKEAIKKVRDTGAQIRTQSPILRHINDDSEMWAEMWKSQVQLGCIPYYMFVVRDTGAQHYFGIPLIEAQRIFRDAYKKVTGLARTVRGPSMSATPGKVQILGIAEHGEEKLMVLRFLQGRNPDWVQIPFLAKYDEKAIWLDDLKPATGDKFFFEDELNEKMKVIKNQDYPES; encoded by the coding sequence ATGCAAAATCAAAAATCAGAATGGGCGGCTAATGAATCACCACGCATTACGAGTTACACTTTAGCAAATTTTCGACAATTACCACAAATTCAGAAATTAGGCGAGGAAAAACAGTTTGAAATGGAAGTTGTGGGTAATGTGCTTCCATTTAAGACAAATAACTACGTAGTAGAACAACTAATTGACTGGAATAATGTTCCAGATGATCCAATGTTTGTTTTAACATTCCCACAAAGAGGGATGTTGATTCCTGAACATTATGCAAAAATGGAAGCATCTTTAAAAAAAGGAGATAAAAAAGAAATTCAAAACACTGCAAATGAGATCAGATTGCAGTTAAATCCACATCCAGCAGGACAAATGGAGTTAAACGTACCAACACTAAAAGATGGAACCAAACTTTACGGAATGCAACACAAATACAAAGAAACTTGTCTATTTTTCCCAAGTCAGAGTCAGACATGTCACGCATATTGTAGTTTTTGTTTTAGATGGCCACAGTTTGTTGGGATGGATGAACTCAAATTTGCAATGAAAGAAGGCGAACAACTAGTGCAGTATCTGCGAGAGCATCCAGAAATATCAGATGTTTTGTTTACAGGAGGAGATCCAATGATCATGAAGGCAAGAATATTTTCAACATACATCAATTCACTTCTTGAAGCAAATCTACCAAATCTTAGAACCATACGAATTGGAACAAAAGCATTGTCATATTGGCCATACAAATTCCTAACAGACGATGATGCAGAAGAAATGTTAGACATCTTCAAACGAATTGTAGATAAAGGAATTCATCTAGCATTAATGGGACATTTCAATCACATAGTAGAATTAAAAACAGATGCAGTAAAAGAGGCAATCAAAAAAGTACGAGATACGGGAGCTCAAATTAGAACTCAATCGCCAATACTTCGTCATATCAACGATGATTCAGAGATGTGGGCAGAAATGTGGAAATCTCAAGTTCAACTAGGATGTATCCCATACTACATGTTTGTTGTAAGAGATACTGGTGCACAGCATTATTTCGGAATACCATTAATCGAAGCTCAAAGAATATTCCGTGATGCTTACAAAAAAGTAACTGGACTTGCAAGAACCGTAAGAGGTCCAAGTATGTCTGCAACACCAGGAAAGGTTCAGATTCTTGGAATTGCAGAACATGGTGAAGAAAAGCTTATGGTGTTAAGATTCTTGCAAGGAAGAAATCCAGATTGGGTACAAATTCCATTTCTAGCAAAATATGATGAAAAAGCAATTTGGCTTGATGACCTAAAACCAGCAACTGGTGACAAGTTCTTCTTTGAAGATGAATTAAATGAAAAAATGAAAGTAATTAAAAATCAGGACTATCCGGAATCTTAG